A region of Nostoc sp. 'Peltigera membranacea cyanobiont' N6 DNA encodes the following proteins:
- a CDS encoding PAS domain-containing protein: MSQQQRTLLIVDDSPEDRELYRRYLLRDREYSYTFLEATLGRQGLELWQQHQPDAILLDYRLPDLDGLEFLAKLQPSTQQPCLPVIVVTGQGNEAIAVQAMKAGAQDYIVKEQITPEGLQIAVNGAIETVRLRTQLQQRIERERVVAHITQQIHQSLNLDEILQTTVAEVRQFLHTDRVLVFRLKPDGDGTVIAESVAAEWRSLLSSNIHDPCLAENYLAWNPSEAVSYDPAFVENYFQRYHQGQVTAISDIQDSSIDPCHVELLAQFQVKANLVVPILQDNQFWGLLIAHHCTSPRFWQPLEIDLLKELAIQLSIALRQAELYQQAQHELKERQQVEAELRQSEERLQLALSASRMGTWNWNIQTGKISWSDNLEALFGMEPGEFDGSYEMFAARLHQDDRDRVLAAVKRAIATGEDYDIEFRVVYPNGKIRWALSQGKVFYNQHGQPIQMAGIDLDITEPKRSAQVLRDSEERFRQLAENIEAVFWIKEVYENRVSYVSPAYQRLWGLNPEELYQGQQSWVDRIHPEDRESTDKAFHEKAVAGQFDEEYRIVLPDGNIRWVHDRCFPLRDEAGEIYRFAGIAEDISERKRSFAALQQSEERFRTSVENMLDCFGVYRAIRNEQGQIIDFRTEYVNDAACLNNQMTYEQQIGRGLCELLPGHRDSGLFDEYCQVVETGKGLIKDSLVYEDDYGQQRLVRAFDIRVAKFGDGFVATWRDITARQQTEEALRQSEEFKNRILESSSDCIKVLSLDGRLLYMNTGGLCLMEIDDLDSYINTEWVCFWEGNYRQQAEQALAAAKVGKISVFRGYCPTIKNTPKWWEVVVSPILDASGQMERVLLVSRDITQRKKTELLLQESEARLKLAYKATRSGLWDWDIIRNSAHVSEEYCNLFGFDPTTESITYEEWLSCLHPDDRTSANEAVTRTIQQQQEHYESDFRILHHNGIRWLVAKGKVFYDTVGNAVRMLGNVQDITDRKLAEQHLYESEERLQLGMQIAGFALARFDYTSNIVELSPEAAALYGLPVDELVVSRERIHATFHPEEQAELAQLIDYLSDPAASSLFARDHRVVWPDGSVRWLSVRKRTFVDPTSAEQKPLYAILAALDITDRKLAEQEREQLLEQEKLARAEAERANRIKDEFLAVLSHELRSPLNPILGWTKLLQTRKFSEAKTAEALATIERNAKLQTQLIDDLLDVAKILRGKLSIDAAPVNLAFVIEAAIDTVTTAAIAKSITLHPILPNIGQVSGDSNRLQQIVWNLLSNAIKFTPKGGRVEIRLERVDDRAHIIVSDTGRGISPDFLPYIFESFRQEDVSITRKYGGLGLGLAIVRQLVEAHGGAIAADSPGEGFGATFTVQLPLLNIEPEIKQIDELSQPALELTGIRVLTVDDDPDARELLTVLLTEYGATVKTVTSAAEVLANLESFQPDVLVSDIGMPEVDGYNLIQQIRTLPPEKGGQIQAIALTAYARVDDSERAIASGYQRHVTKPLDPEELVQAVVALAQTK, translated from the coding sequence ATGTCTCAGCAACAGCGCACCCTCTTAATTGTCGATGATTCCCCAGAGGATAGAGAACTCTATCGGCGGTATTTGCTGCGCGATCGCGAGTATTCCTATACATTTTTGGAAGCAACGCTGGGACGGCAAGGATTAGAACTTTGGCAGCAACACCAGCCAGATGCCATTTTACTTGATTATCGACTGCCCGATCTAGACGGACTGGAATTTCTCGCTAAATTGCAACCCTCAACCCAACAGCCCTGCCTACCTGTGATTGTCGTCACCGGACAGGGCAATGAGGCGATCGCAGTTCAGGCGATGAAAGCGGGCGCACAAGATTATATTGTCAAAGAGCAAATTACCCCAGAAGGGCTGCAAATAGCAGTGAATGGGGCGATTGAAACAGTGCGGCTACGCACCCAATTGCAACAGCGAATTGAACGAGAGCGCGTAGTCGCCCACATTACCCAGCAAATTCACCAATCCCTGAATCTGGATGAAATTCTTCAGACAACCGTAGCCGAAGTCCGGCAGTTTCTCCACACCGATCGCGTCCTGGTTTTCCGGTTAAAACCTGACGGGGATGGTACAGTAATCGCAGAATCAGTTGCGGCAGAGTGGCGATCGCTCCTCTCCTCAAATATCCACGATCCCTGTCTGGCTGAGAACTACCTCGCATGGAATCCATCGGAAGCTGTGAGCTACGATCCCGCTTTTGTCGAGAATTATTTCCAACGCTATCATCAGGGACAAGTAACCGCGATATCTGATATTCAGGATAGCAGTATTGACCCATGCCACGTTGAATTATTAGCTCAGTTTCAAGTCAAAGCTAATCTAGTCGTGCCCATTCTGCAAGACAACCAGTTTTGGGGATTGCTGATTGCTCATCATTGTACCTCCCCTCGATTTTGGCAGCCCTTAGAGATTGACTTGCTCAAAGAACTGGCAATTCAGCTGAGTATCGCCTTGCGACAGGCAGAGTTGTATCAGCAGGCACAGCACGAACTAAAGGAACGCCAACAAGTAGAAGCGGAACTACGTCAAAGCGAAGAACGGCTACAATTGGCTCTGTCAGCCTCTCGGATGGGAACGTGGAACTGGAACATCCAAACAGGGAAAATTTCCTGGTCGGATAACCTGGAAGCCTTATTTGGCATGGAACCAGGAGAGTTTGACGGCTCTTATGAGATGTTTGCAGCCCGGTTGCACCAAGACGATCGCGATCGCGTTTTGGCAGCCGTAAAGCGGGCGATCGCCACCGGAGAAGACTATGACATTGAATTTCGGGTAGTATATCCCAACGGTAAGATTCGCTGGGCACTCAGTCAGGGCAAGGTTTTCTACAACCAACACGGGCAACCAATTCAGATGGCGGGGATTGATTTAGATATCACCGAACCCAAACGTTCAGCCCAGGTTCTGCGGGATAGTGAAGAACGTTTTCGGCAACTCGCAGAAAATATTGAGGCGGTATTTTGGATCAAAGAGGTGTACGAAAACCGAGTCAGCTATGTTAGTCCTGCATATCAAAGACTGTGGGGATTGAACCCAGAGGAATTGTATCAAGGACAACAATCATGGGTCGATCGGATTCACCCAGAGGATCGAGAATCGACTGACAAAGCCTTTCATGAAAAAGCAGTCGCAGGTCAATTTGATGAAGAATACCGGATCGTCTTACCCGATGGTAATATTCGTTGGGTTCACGATCGCTGCTTTCCCCTTCGAGATGAAGCAGGAGAGATTTATCGGTTTGCAGGTATTGCCGAAGACATTAGCGAACGCAAACGCTCTTTCGCAGCCCTACAACAGAGTGAAGAACGCTTCCGCACATCGGTTGAAAATATGCTGGACTGCTTTGGGGTATACCGGGCGATCCGGAACGAGCAGGGGCAGATTATCGATTTTCGGACTGAATATGTCAATGATGCGGCCTGTCTCAACAATCAAATGACTTATGAGCAGCAGATTGGGCGGGGTTTGTGTGAATTACTACCAGGGCATCGGGATAGTGGATTGTTTGATGAGTACTGTCAAGTAGTAGAAACAGGGAAAGGGCTGATTAAAGACAGCTTAGTTTATGAGGATGATTACGGACAACAACGCTTAGTTAGAGCATTTGATATCCGCGTGGCTAAATTTGGAGATGGATTTGTTGCCACCTGGCGAGATATTACCGCTCGCCAACAAACCGAAGAAGCCCTGCGCCAGAGTGAAGAATTTAAGAACCGCATTTTAGAGAGCAGTTCAGACTGCATCAAAGTATTGAGCCTGGATGGGCGGCTCCTGTACATGAATACAGGCGGGCTGTGTTTGATGGAAATTGACGACTTAGATTCCTATATTAATACTGAATGGGTCTGTTTCTGGGAAGGCAACTATCGGCAACAGGCAGAGCAGGCACTCGCTGCCGCTAAAGTAGGCAAAATCAGCGTTTTTCGCGGATACTGTCCAACTATCAAAAACACTCCCAAATGGTGGGAAGTGGTCGTTAGCCCGATTCTGGATGCCTCCGGGCAGATGGAACGAGTCTTGTTGGTTTCACGAGACATCACCCAGCGCAAAAAGACAGAACTCCTATTGCAGGAGAGTGAAGCCCGATTAAAGCTAGCATACAAAGCCACGCGATCGGGACTATGGGATTGGGACATTATCCGCAACAGCGCTCATGTCTCTGAAGAGTACTGTAATTTGTTTGGGTTTGACCCAACCACAGAGTCAATTACCTATGAAGAGTGGTTAAGCTGCCTGCACCCAGACGATCGCACCTCAGCCAATGAAGCGGTGACTCGTACCATCCAGCAACAACAAGAGCATTATGAAAGTGATTTCCGTATCCTACATCACAATGGCATTCGCTGGTTAGTGGCTAAAGGTAAAGTATTTTATGATACCGTTGGCAACGCGGTACGGATGTTGGGCAACGTGCAAGATATCACCGATCGCAAACTTGCTGAACAACACTTGTATGAATCGGAAGAGCGCTTGCAATTGGGGATGCAAATTGCCGGTTTTGCCCTTGCTAGATTTGATTATACATCGAATATAGTCGAGCTTTCGCCAGAAGCAGCCGCTTTATACGGTTTACCCGTCGATGAACTAGTTGTCTCCCGCGAGCGGATCCACGCGACATTTCATCCAGAAGAACAGGCCGAACTTGCTCAATTAATCGATTATCTTTCAGATCCTGCTGCTTCTAGTCTATTTGCACGCGACCATCGCGTGGTTTGGCCAGATGGCAGCGTGCGGTGGTTAAGCGTTCGCAAACGGACTTTCGTTGACCCGACAAGTGCAGAGCAAAAACCTCTCTACGCAATTCTAGCGGCCCTTGACATTACCGATCGCAAACTTGCCGAGCAAGAACGGGAGCAACTGTTGGAACAGGAGAAACTAGCCAGAGCCGAAGCCGAACGCGCCAATCGGATTAAAGATGAGTTTCTTGCCGTTCTCTCCCATGAATTGCGATCGCCACTTAACCCAATTCTCGGCTGGACAAAACTGCTGCAAACCCGCAAATTTAGTGAAGCAAAAACAGCCGAAGCCTTAGCCACCATTGAACGCAATGCTAAATTACAAACTCAACTGATTGATGACTTGCTCGATGTAGCCAAGATTCTGCGCGGAAAACTCAGCATTGATGCTGCTCCTGTGAATCTAGCTTTTGTAATTGAAGCTGCGATTGATACGGTAACTACGGCAGCCATTGCCAAATCAATTACGTTGCATCCAATACTACCAAATATTGGGCAAGTCTCTGGAGATTCCAACCGCCTTCAACAGATCGTTTGGAATTTACTTTCCAACGCGATCAAGTTTACCCCCAAGGGAGGACGGGTAGAAATCCGACTAGAGCGAGTTGACGATCGGGCACACATTATCGTCAGTGATACTGGCAGAGGCATTAGCCCTGACTTTCTCCCATATATTTTTGAGTCATTCCGTCAAGAAGATGTCTCAATTACCCGCAAGTATGGCGGGTTAGGATTGGGGTTAGCGATCGTCCGGCAATTGGTTGAAGCTCACGGCGGCGCGATCGCGGCTGATAGTCCTGGTGAAGGCTTTGGAGCCACCTTTACAGTCCAGTTACCACTGCTGAATATTGAACCGGAAATCAAGCAGATAGATGAGTTGTCACAACCAGCACTCGAACTCACCGGAATTCGAGTCTTGACAGTCGATGACGATCCCGATGCCCGCGAGCTATTAACCGTATTGCTGACTGAATACGGAGCGACAGTTAAGACTGTTACTTCGGCGGCAGAAGTACTGGCAAACTTGGAGTCCTTCCAACCCGATGTCTTAGTCAGTGATATTGGGATGCCTGAAGTCGATGGCTATAACCTAATTCAACAGATCCGAACTTTACCCCCCGAAAAAGGCGGACAGATTCAGGCGATCGCTTTGACTGCCTACGCCAGAGTTGATGATTCTGAACGAGCCATAGCCAGTGGCTATCAACGGCACGTTACCAAGCCCCTCGATCCAGAAGAGTTAGTTCAAGCTGTGGTGGCACTCGCACAGACGAAATGA
- the xseB gene encoding exodeoxyribonuclease VII small subunit, whose translation MIKRKSASNSDSMEGWNYEAKVAEIEGIITRIEAGELELEAVFDQFASAVEYLRQCESFLQQRQQQVDLLIETLSEE comes from the coding sequence ATGATTAAACGTAAAAGTGCTTCTAATTCTGATTCGATGGAAGGTTGGAATTATGAGGCGAAGGTTGCTGAAATAGAGGGAATTATTACTCGCATTGAGGCGGGTGAGTTGGAATTAGAAGCTGTGTTCGATCAATTTGCAAGTGCTGTGGAGTATTTACGTCAGTGTGAAAGTTTTTTGCAGCAGCGACAGCAGCAGGTAGATTTGTTGATTGAAACTTTGAGTGAAGAGTAG
- the petJ gene encoding cytochrome c6 PetJ, which yields MKKILTLVLVTFLLLISTFTFPASAADTVNGEQIFSVHCAGCHINGSNIVRRGKNLKKQALKKYGMDSIEAITSIVTNGKNNMSAYKERLTEQQIQDVSAYVLEQAEKGWR from the coding sequence TTGAAAAAAATACTCACATTAGTATTAGTAACATTTTTGTTATTGATAAGTACTTTTACTTTCCCTGCTAGTGCGGCAGACACAGTTAACGGCGAACAAATATTTAGTGTTCATTGTGCTGGTTGTCATATTAACGGTAGCAACATAGTCAGGCGTGGAAAAAATCTCAAAAAGCAAGCCCTAAAAAAGTATGGAATGGATTCAATAGAGGCAATTACATCCATAGTTACCAATGGTAAAAATAATATGTCAGCCTACAAAGAGCGTCTCACTGAACAGCAAATTCAAGACGTTAGTGCTTATGTTCTCGAACAAGCTGAAAAAGGCTGGCGTTAG
- the xseA gene encoding exodeoxyribonuclease VII large subunit, which produces MTLDLPDSLILNTALSVSGLTDYIRLLLEQDEQLRQVWVTGEVSSANHHRSGLFFTLQDPDRTAGIKCVVWNSQLPKLAQMPVAGEQIIILGSIRLYPQRGEYQLSVWQTLPAGVGLQALRYQQLKNRLLAEGLFDAQRKRSLPTHPQTIAVVTSPTAAAWGDIQKTLKQRYPGLHVLFSPATVQGEQAPESIVKAIERVERDGRAEVLILSRGGGAVEELACFNDERVVRSLASCSIPVITGIGHQRDESLADLVADVCVHTPTAAAERVVPALLELYTEHRQRVVALHDAVYEFRENAENKLQGLRNRLRRLRLDRQVQQEVEKLAWKRQHLVQITTGRSQQATQYLELLRQKLASLDPKAVLQRGYAVVRTEDGAIARSATKLAVGEELVIQLGQGGVKVKVMEVNVDA; this is translated from the coding sequence ATGACTCTCGATCTTCCCGACTCTCTCATTCTCAATACTGCGCTTTCAGTATCTGGATTAACTGACTATATCCGCTTGCTGTTAGAGCAAGATGAACAATTACGGCAAGTTTGGGTAACTGGCGAAGTTTCCAGCGCTAACCACCATCGCAGTGGGTTATTTTTTACGCTGCAAGATCCCGATCGCACCGCCGGAATTAAATGTGTGGTATGGAATAGCCAATTGCCAAAACTCGCCCAAATGCCAGTTGCTGGCGAGCAGATAATTATTTTGGGTAGTATTCGCCTGTATCCGCAACGGGGAGAGTATCAGTTATCAGTTTGGCAGACTTTACCTGCTGGTGTTGGTTTACAGGCATTGCGCTATCAACAACTAAAAAATCGCTTGCTGGCTGAGGGTTTATTCGACGCGCAAAGAAAGCGATCGCTCCCCACCCACCCCCAAACCATCGCTGTTGTCACTTCACCAACGGCTGCTGCTTGGGGTGATATTCAAAAAACCCTCAAACAAAGGTATCCAGGTTTACACGTTTTATTTTCTCCCGCGACAGTACAAGGCGAGCAAGCGCCGGAATCTATCGTTAAAGCAATTGAGCGGGTGGAAAGAGATGGACGCGCCGAAGTGCTAATTTTATCACGGGGTGGTGGCGCGGTGGAAGAGTTGGCTTGCTTTAATGATGAACGCGTGGTGCGATCGCTTGCTAGTTGTTCTATTCCGGTAATAACTGGCATTGGCCATCAACGAGATGAATCTTTGGCGGATTTAGTTGCAGATGTCTGTGTGCATACACCCACTGCGGCGGCGGAAAGGGTTGTACCGGCACTTTTAGAGTTGTATACTGAGCATCGGCAGCGAGTTGTGGCTTTACATGATGCGGTGTATGAGTTTAGGGAAAATGCTGAGAATAAACTCCAAGGATTGCGAAATCGTTTGCGACGTTTGCGGTTAGATCGGCAAGTGCAGCAGGAGGTGGAAAAGCTAGCTTGGAAGCGTCAGCATTTGGTGCAAATTACGACGGGGCGATCGCAGCAAGCAACGCAGTATTTAGAATTATTGCGGCAAAAGTTGGCTAGTCTTGATCCAAAAGCTGTGTTACAGCGCGGTTATGCGGTGGTGAGAACGGAAGATGGAGCGATCGCTCGTTCGGCGACGAAGTTGGCTGTGGGGGAAGAATTGGTGATTCAGTTGGGGCAGGGTGGCGTTAAAGTGAAGGTTATGGAAGTAAACGTAGACGCGTAG
- a CDS encoding response regulator — protein MTSISASPVQQTPLLLVVEDSNEDFEALQRFLKRSSIPILIERCVNGEQALAFLYRTGSYINRENAPRPGLIVLDLNLPGTDGREVLRRIKLDDNLKRIPVVVFTTSNNPKDIEVCYQYGVNSYIVKPINFAQLKRDIQMLVEYWFEVTTLPDYLDD, from the coding sequence ATGACTAGTATTTCAGCCTCCCCTGTCCAGCAAACGCCACTGCTTTTAGTTGTGGAGGACAGCAACGAAGACTTTGAGGCACTGCAACGATTTCTAAAGCGATCTTCCATTCCGATTCTCATTGAACGGTGTGTGAATGGAGAACAAGCCTTGGCGTTTCTTTATCGGACTGGCAGCTATATCAATCGTGAAAATGCGCCCCGTCCCGGCTTGATTGTCCTTGACCTGAACCTGCCCGGAACCGATGGACGAGAAGTGTTGCGCCGGATTAAACTGGATGACAATTTGAAAAGGATTCCGGTGGTGGTGTTTACTACCTCTAATAATCCCAAAGATATCGAAGTATGCTATCAATATGGTGTCAACAGCTATATTGTTAAGCCAATTAATTTTGCTCAACTGAAACGAGATATTCAGATGCTCGTGGAGTATTGGTTTGAAGTGACAACGCTGCCTGATTACTTAGATGATTAG
- a CDS encoding histidine kinase — translation MPNNIKQQIQADLQQAKETGQLRTDRIREIVKSAVSQVGSEFKQGSSELRSLVRDAVSAVIENFQEKGSELKDEVTASIEGALEGINSQRHEAIAKTQTDIKRLQAQLDGEEEELQQEVDVILAEIEETGKEKSASTKTAIDSAVNAIKDSEEAALLKKRYAQLQAQLAIVRANLAARYGGRSLEVQDYLDEAKHWYDKARPQAESVVVQVGEKRSQLEDKLGEAGTSLARKERQIKQTLRELLLTAADLFKDKDKEPAAKERETIHK, via the coding sequence ATGCCTAACAATATCAAACAACAAATTCAAGCAGACTTGCAACAAGCGAAAGAAACTGGACAATTAAGAACCGATAGAATTAGAGAAATTGTTAAATCGGCAGTTTCTCAAGTAGGTTCTGAGTTTAAACAAGGTTCTAGCGAACTTCGTAGCCTTGTTAGAGATGCAGTTTCTGCTGTAATTGAAAACTTCCAAGAAAAAGGTAGCGAACTCAAAGATGAAGTGACAGCTTCTATTGAAGGAGCGCTGGAAGGAATTAATAGTCAAAGACACGAAGCCATTGCTAAAACTCAGACAGATATCAAGCGGCTACAGGCTCAACTGGATGGTGAGGAAGAAGAACTCCAGCAAGAGGTTGATGTAATCTTGGCAGAGATTGAAGAGACGGGTAAGGAAAAATCTGCTAGTACTAAAACTGCTATTGATTCTGCTGTCAATGCTATTAAAGATAGTGAAGAAGCAGCATTGTTAAAAAAACGTTACGCGCAACTGCAAGCGCAACTAGCGATTGTCCGAGCTAACTTAGCTGCACGCTATGGCGGACGTTCTCTGGAGGTTCAAGATTATCTAGACGAGGCTAAACACTGGTATGATAAAGCCCGTCCCCAAGCTGAGTCCGTAGTTGTACAGGTAGGAGAGAAGCGATCGCAGCTAGAAGATAAACTAGGAGAAGCTGGTACATCCCTCGCGAGAAAAGAGCGTCAAATCAAACAAACATTGCGAGAATTGCTCTTAACAGCAGCTGATTTGTTCAAAGATAAGGATAAGGAACCTGCTGCGAAAGAACGGGAAACTATTCATAAATAG
- a CDS encoding aldo/keto reductase → MNLPAASRLQFTPDLNISRILNGMWQVSGAHGQINPQAAIETMFKYLDAGFTTWDLADHYGPAEDFIGEFRCQLIDTRGKDALSQVQAFTKWVPRPGKITKELVEENIDISLRRMNVQSLDLMQFHWWEYQDKNYLDALKYMAELQTEGKIKHLGLTNFDTENLKIITEAGIKIVSNQVQFSLVDRRPEVNMVEFCQQHDIKLFTYGTLCGGLLSENYLGKPEPQGFDLSTASLKKYKNTIDAWGGWQLFQELLAILKEIANKHKVSISNVAVRYILDRPTVGGVIVGARLGVSEHIEDNAKVFSFSLDTDDRDRIIAVSRQSRDLYQLIGDCGDEYRR, encoded by the coding sequence ATGAACTTACCCGCAGCCAGCCGTCTCCAATTCACTCCTGATTTAAATATTTCCCGGATATTAAATGGGATGTGGCAAGTCTCCGGCGCACACGGACAGATCAATCCTCAAGCCGCCATTGAGACTATGTTCAAATATTTAGATGCAGGCTTTACCACTTGGGATTTAGCAGATCATTATGGCCCCGCAGAAGACTTTATTGGTGAGTTTCGCTGTCAACTAATTGATACTCGTGGTAAAGATGCTTTATCTCAGGTGCAAGCCTTTACAAAATGGGTACCTCGTCCAGGTAAAATCACAAAAGAACTGGTTGAAGAAAATATTGATATTTCCCTGAGAAGGATGAATGTGCAATCGTTAGATTTAATGCAATTCCACTGGTGGGAATATCAGGATAAAAATTACCTAGATGCCCTCAAATATATGGCAGAACTTCAAACTGAGGGTAAAATTAAGCATCTAGGTTTAACAAATTTTGACACAGAAAACCTGAAGATTATTACTGAAGCAGGTATCAAGATTGTTTCTAACCAAGTACAATTTTCCCTGGTGGATCGCCGTCCCGAAGTTAATATGGTGGAGTTTTGTCAACAGCATGACATAAAGCTTTTTACTTACGGTACGCTGTGCGGCGGTTTGTTATCAGAAAACTATTTAGGCAAACCAGAACCACAAGGATTCGATCTCTCCACTGCTAGTTTGAAAAAATATAAAAATACGATCGATGCTTGGGGTGGTTGGCAATTATTTCAAGAGTTGCTAGCTATCTTGAAGGAAATTGCTAATAAGCATAAAGTAAGCATTTCCAACGTAGCAGTACGTTACATTTTAGATCGGCCAACGGTGGGCGGTGTGATAGTTGGTGCCAGACTTGGTGTATCTGAACATATAGAAGATAACGCCAAAGTATTTAGTTTTAGTTTAGATACTGACGATCGCGATCGCATCATTGCCGTATCTCGCCAATCACGAGATTTGTATCAGCTAATCGGCGATTGTGGCGACGAATATCGGCGATAA
- a CDS encoding ATP-binding protein: protein MTDETIDLKNCDREPIHIPNLIQPHGVLLVLQDPTLEIIQVSSNTQEVIGRQPEKLLGKPLSDLLDAKQIKLIQQCLAEDFESINPLNLSIKCLNKSIHFDGIVHRLDTTIILELEQKKARGKAGFFDFYQQVRGTITRIQKAPTLLEMCQIVVTEVRRITGFERVMVYQFDSEGAGRVIAEDTSLEMPYLDLHYPPSDIPKQARQLYTLNWLRLIPDASYQPVGLIPANNPLTNQPLDLSLSVLRSVSPIHLEYMQNMGVTASMSISLMHEQKLWGLIACHHSSPKYVSYNIRTMCEFIGQVMSVELVNKEASEDIDYKSQLKSLQTQFVEELSQAEYFRDGMVQLKSQLLNLVSATGAVICSDNQYIRVGKTPSEEEVHALLNWIKPHFFHNLFETRSLAKNYPAAESFQAIASGVLALEISRVHHNYILWFRPEVIQTVNWGGNPNKPVEVSSDGSLRISPRKSFQLWQETVQGSALPWKPCEVEAVIELRSLVVGVVLRQADKMASMNFELQRSNEELDSFAYVASHDLKEPLRGIHNYANFLMEDYADVLDDDGIAKLQTLVRLTQRMEDLINSLLHFSRLGRAELSRQSVNLNEVVQQVIATLTIARPQSEVEFRIPQPLNNIQGDRAQINELFSNLMSNAVKYNDKPQKWVEIGFIEANDESKIAPTSVIFYVRDNGIGISQEYLDKIFEIFRRLHGRDEFGGGTGVGLTIARKIVERHGGRIWVESTPTLGSTFYFTLSVEVNK, encoded by the coding sequence ATGACTGATGAGACTATTGATTTGAAAAACTGCGATCGCGAACCGATCCACATTCCGAATCTGATCCAGCCTCACGGGGTTTTACTAGTTTTGCAAGATCCCACTCTGGAAATTATTCAGGTAAGCAGCAATACCCAGGAAGTTATTGGTCGTCAACCGGAAAAATTGTTGGGGAAGCCACTATCAGATTTACTTGATGCCAAGCAGATTAAGCTGATTCAACAATGTTTAGCAGAGGATTTTGAGAGCATCAATCCCCTAAATTTGTCTATCAAGTGTCTGAATAAATCAATTCATTTTGATGGGATTGTACATCGTTTAGATACTACTATTATTCTCGAATTGGAGCAGAAAAAAGCTAGAGGCAAAGCAGGCTTTTTTGACTTCTATCAACAGGTAAGAGGAACTATTACCCGCATTCAAAAAGCACCCACGCTACTGGAAATGTGTCAGATTGTGGTTACAGAAGTCCGGCGAATTACTGGCTTTGAACGCGTCATGGTCTATCAATTCGATAGCGAAGGGGCAGGCAGGGTCATCGCTGAAGATACCAGTCTGGAAATGCCCTATCTAGACTTACACTATCCGCCCTCTGACATTCCCAAGCAAGCCCGACAGCTATACACCCTCAACTGGCTGCGACTGATTCCAGATGCCAGCTACCAGCCTGTCGGCTTAATTCCAGCGAACAATCCTTTGACAAATCAACCGCTCGATCTTAGTCTGTCGGTGTTGCGGAGTGTTTCTCCAATTCATCTAGAGTACATGCAAAATATGGGTGTAACCGCCTCCATGTCTATTTCTCTGATGCACGAACAAAAGCTTTGGGGATTGATTGCCTGTCATCATTCTTCGCCCAAATATGTTTCTTACAATATCCGCACTATGTGCGAGTTCATTGGACAGGTGATGTCTGTGGAATTAGTAAACAAAGAAGCGAGTGAAGACATTGATTACAAAAGTCAATTGAAATCATTGCAAACTCAATTTGTTGAAGAGTTGTCTCAGGCTGAGTATTTCCGAGATGGCATGGTGCAACTGAAATCTCAATTACTCAATCTGGTTAGCGCTACTGGAGCAGTAATATGCAGTGATAACCAGTATATTCGAGTCGGGAAAACGCCATCGGAGGAAGAGGTTCACGCCTTACTTAATTGGATTAAACCTCACTTTTTTCATAACTTGTTTGAGACGCGATCGCTGGCGAAAAATTATCCTGCTGCTGAGTCATTTCAAGCGATCGCCAGTGGGGTGTTAGCCCTGGAAATTTCTAGAGTTCATCACAATTACATTCTCTGGTTTCGCCCGGAGGTAATTCAAACGGTGAATTGGGGCGGCAACCCCAACAAACCTGTGGAAGTTTCCTCCGATGGCAGTTTACGCATATCTCCTCGCAAATCTTTTCAATTATGGCAAGAAACGGTACAAGGATCTGCCCTACCCTGGAAACCCTGTGAAGTTGAAGCGGTTATTGAACTGCGAAGCCTGGTTGTGGGTGTTGTGTTGCGGCAAGCAGACAAAATGGCATCGATGAATTTTGAATTACAACGCAGTAACGAAGAACTCGATTCCTTTGCCTACGTTGCCTCCCATGACCTGAAAGAACCTCTGCGGGGGATTCACAACTATGCTAATTTCTTAATGGAAGACTATGCAGACGTACTGGATGACGATGGAATTGCCAAACTCCAAACCCTAGTGCGGCTAACGCAGCGAATGGAAGACCTAATCAACTCACTCCTCCATTTCTCCCGGTTGGGACGCGCTGAACTAAGCCGACAATCAGTGAATCTGAATGAGGTAGTGCAGCAGGTAATCGCAACTTTGACTATTGCCCGACCGCAAAGCGAAGTCGAGTTTCGCATTCCTCAACCCCTTAATAACATTCAAGGCGATCGCGCTCAAATTAACGAACTCTTCAGCAACCTGATGAGCAACGCCGTTAAGTACAATGATAAACCCCAAAAGTGGGTTGAAATTGGTTTCATCGAAGCAAATGACGAAAGCAAAATTGCTCCCACTTCTGTTATTTTCTACGTTCGTGATAACGGCATTGGTATCTCACAAGAATATCTTGACAAAATATTTGAAATCTTCCGCCGCTTACATGGACGGGACGAATTTGGCGGTGGGACTGGAGTAGGATTAACCATTGCCCGCAAAATTGTGGAACGGCATGGTGGTAGAATTTGGGTAGAATCTACCCCAACTCTTGGTAGTACATTTTACTTTACCCTGTCGGTGGAGGTAAACAAATGA